In Aliiglaciecola sp. LCG003, a genomic segment contains:
- the rplJ gene encoding 50S ribosomal protein L10 — translation MALGLAAKKEIVAEVNEVASRALSVAVAEYRGMEVSELTDLRIKAREQGVYLKVVRNTLAKRGLADSKFSDLEEALTGPLIYGFSIDAPGGAARLFKDFSKTNDKLKVTALSIGSGLLGPEKLDAVASLPTRDEALARLLATFKAPVEKFVRTINEVPGKFVRVLAAIKDEK, via the coding sequence GTGGCACTAGGCTTAGCAGCAAAAAAAGAGATCGTAGCGGAAGTTAACGAAGTTGCGTCTCGAGCTCTATCCGTTGCCGTCGCTGAATACCGTGGGATGGAAGTTTCAGAACTGACTGACCTGCGTATTAAAGCGCGTGAGCAAGGCGTATACCTTAAAGTTGTACGTAATACTCTTGCAAAACGTGGTTTAGCAGACAGTAAGTTTTCTGATTTAGAAGAAGCTTTAACTGGTCCTTTGATTTATGGTTTTTCAATAGACGCACCTGGCGGTGCAGCACGTCTGTTCAAAGATTTCAGCAAAACAAATGACAAGCTTAAAGTAACAGCGCTTTCAATTGGTAGTGGTTTATTGGGTCCAGAAAAATTGGATGCAGTAGCTTCACTTCCTACTCGCGACGAAGCATTGGCAAGACTTCTTGCTACCTTCAAAGCACCTGTCGAGAAGTTCGTTCGTACAATCAACGAAGTTCCAGGCAAGTTTGTGCGTGTATTGGCGGCGATCAAAGACGAAAAATAA
- the rplL gene encoding 50S ribosomal protein L7/L12, giving the protein MALTKEDILNAIAEMPVMELVELIEAAEEKFNVSAAAAVAVAGPAVAAEAAEEQTEFDVVMTSFGANKVAVIKAVRSATGLGLKEAKEVVESAPKAIKEGVSKDEAEALKAELEAAGAEVELK; this is encoded by the coding sequence ATGGCTCTAACTAAAGAAGATATCTTAAACGCGATTGCTGAAATGCCAGTTATGGAATTGGTAGAGTTAATCGAAGCAGCTGAAGAAAAATTTAACGTTTCTGCTGCAGCAGCTGTTGCTGTTGCCGGCCCTGCTGTAGCTGCTGAAGCTGCAGAAGAGCAAACAGAATTTGACGTTGTAATGACTTCATTCGGCGCTAACAAAGTTGCTGTTATCAAAGCAGTACGTAGCGCTACTGGACTTGGTCTTAAAGAAGCTAAAGAAGTTGTTGAATCAGCTCCTAAAGCTATCAAAGAAGGCGTGTCTAAAGACGAAGCTGAAGCACTTAAAGCTGAACTTGAAGCAGCTGGCGCAGAAGTGGAACTTAAGTAA